The Thunnus maccoyii chromosome 15, fThuMac1.1, whole genome shotgun sequence DNA segment GAGTGCAGGATTTACTCCAATCACTGGGCCTATAAAGCCTGTTTGAACgctttttttcatcttgtcGAGTCTGACGTTAACCTTCCTTTGCTCGTTTAACTTGGTAGCGTAACAATACGAACTTGTATTGTGCTTTGTGCGTTATTTCCTCGTACAACTCATCTGAATGAACGGAGCATTGCAGGTGGCACTCTAAAGTCAGGGAAAACCCAGGCCTGAAATAAGTAGCTGCAGATAGCACGGTGGCTAAACTCAATTATCTCCTGATTTTACtagcttttatttttctctaaGACGGCGCCTAGCTAACTTAGTTAGCATTATATTGATACTGATGTGTACGCGTTGTCTTGTTGGTCAGTGTCGGCGGTTACTTCGTAATTACAATAATATCGGCTATCACAGTGAACCGGTTCATGGCTCCTTTATCTCAGGGTCATTTTGGTacaagttgtttttctgtgtttttcctgtccTTTTTAAACTTAATGTGGGCAAGAGCATCAGCTTTATGCACAGTATTGTGAATTATTTGGCTGGCATTGCAGAAACCTTGAAGTCCTAACACATATTCTTGTTTTTAGAACTCAACATGGGCAAGAAGCAGAATACTAAACCTAAGAAGGATTCACAGGATGCACAGGACGAACCTGAAGAGTTTGTTGTGGAAAAAGTGCTGGACCAACGTCTTGTGAACGGAAAAGTAGAGTTCTTCCTGAAGTGGAAAGGATTTACAGAGTGAGTTGCCTGGGACACCTGACCCCCCCACGCTGAGCTGGAAGTGCTTCCCTGGTATGGGGTCGTGCTGTGCTTGTCCATTGTCACTGTGAATGCATGAAGTTCCTGCTGTTCTGCATACAAACTGGTTTCAGAAGTTTTATATTATCTTTTTGCAGCTTTAATGGTGGAAATCAGTGTAAAGGGATGTTTAGAAATGCAAATGCTGATCCTGTTCCTGCTCGTTCAGTGCTGACAATACCTGGGAGCCAGAGGAGAACCTGGATTGCCCAGAGTTGATCTCAGCATTTCTGGAAGCACAGAAGGAAGTAAAGGAAAAGCCTGCTCCTGTGAAGAGGAAGGCATCAACAGACGAGCCAGAAGCCGCAGCCAAAAAGAAAGATGTGGTGAGTACATCACAGTTCTCCAACCACCATCATTTTATCTGAGAGATGAAACCTTTTTGAATTTAGCAGTGGGGATCCCTCACTTGAGGACAGTTCCTCAAAATGCAGAGAAATGTAAATGATGAAAGGCCACATTTCAGGTTGCTCAGTCCACCCCAAAATTATTTAACAGCAACTGTTATGGTCGATGCATCCAACGAAGAGCTTTTATTAAAATGCAGCACCTACTCAGCCCAGAATCAGACAAGcatctgtgtatcagtgtcagTATTGACCCTTCATCTGGAGAAAAATGCATGAATTGCCAGGTTTTTATATGCTCCTTTTTTTGTGTTCTGTTGTCACCACTTACAGGCTGAGAAACCACGAGGATTTGCTAGGAACCTTGAACCAGAAAGGATCATCGGTGCAACAGACAGCAGCGGGGAGTTAATGTTCTTGATGAAATGGTGAGtaatgaagaaaatatttgtCCATCTGGTGCATTTAAACCACTTAAAATTCCCATCagttaattaattttttatttataataatactCTGGCTTTCTTCCTATCCCTCAGTGACAAAAGGTTACATCATGTTTACGTGAAGTAACCTCTAACATTAGGGGGAAAATGAGTAATCTGGACGATGGTCCACAGTTGCTGTaacatctt contains these protein-coding regions:
- the cbx3a gene encoding chromobox protein homolog 3a isoform X1 yields the protein MAPLSQGHFELNMGKKQNTKPKKDSQDAQDEPEEFVVEKVLDQRLVNGKVEFFLKWKGFTDADNTWEPEENLDCPELISAFLEAQKEVKEKPAPVKRKASTDEPEAAAKKKDVAEKPRGFARNLEPERIIGATDSSGELMFLMKWKDSDEADLVPAREANTRCPQVVITFYEERLTWHSCPEDEAQ
- the cbx3a gene encoding chromobox protein homolog 3a isoform X2; the encoded protein is MGKKQNTKPKKDSQDAQDEPEEFVVEKVLDQRLVNGKVEFFLKWKGFTDADNTWEPEENLDCPELISAFLEAQKEVKEKPAPVKRKASTDEPEAAAKKKDVAEKPRGFARNLEPERIIGATDSSGELMFLMKWKDSDEADLVPAREANTRCPQVVITFYEERLTWHSCPEDEAQ